In the Gossypium raimondii isolate GPD5lz chromosome 9, ASM2569854v1, whole genome shotgun sequence genome, one interval contains:
- the LOC105800194 gene encoding aldehyde oxidase GLOX1, whose amino-acid sequence MSVPQVKPKIMDPKILIFMLLVCCSSVFNVGAQSYQGKWKLLKRSIGVSAMHMALLPNEKIVTFDRSEFGPSNITLPQGKCIKEDSKSSDCYAHSVEFDPATRAVRPLTILSDTWCSSGAFSIDGTLVQSGGYRLGEKVVRYFKPCMDCDWEEDQNGLLSPRWYASNQVLPDGKIIVVGGRYQFTYEFIPKLSGSDRILYKLPFLKETRYSALVPNNLYPFLHLSTDGNLFVFANDRGILLDYINNKVIRSYPVMPGGISRNYPSTGSSVLLPLKLFSTTDSDNNTSTPDAEVLICGGTAPDSNEKANVGVFVPASKSCGRLIITAASPEWEMEEMPINRVMGDMIMLPTGDVLIINGAAKGAAGWGVARDPVLNPVLYRPDARNSDGSTRFEVLAPSLIPRLYHSTAHLLSDGRVLVGGSNPNINYNFSALYPTELSLEAFYPPYFTKKKPRPSIVAVNPGLKIGYKQKISLEFTLEGSVILSDLFVTMVAPSFTTHSIAMNQRLLVLAFNNEVKKTSSGNYLVEGYAPETAALAPPGYYQLFLVHEAIPSKGKWIQIKQF is encoded by the coding sequence ATGTCGGTTCCTCAagttaaacccaaaataatggACCCGAAAATCCTCATATTCATGCTCTTGGTATGTTGTTCATCAGTCTTCAATGTAGGCGCTCAATCTTACCAAGGGAAATGGAAACTGTTGAAAAGAAGCATCGGAGTTTCGGCAATGCATATGGCATTGTTACCCAATGAGAAGATTGTCACTTTCGACCGGTCCGAGTTCGGTCCTTCCAACATTACTCTTCCGCAAGGGAAGTGCATCAAAGAAGACTCGAAATCATCCGATTGTTATGCGCATTCCGTTGAGTTCGATCCGGCAACTCGAGCTGTTAGGCCACTGACTATATTGTCTGATACGTGGTGTTCTTCGGGCGCATTTTCGATCGATGGTACGTTAGTGCAAAGTGGTGGTTATCGACTTGGTGAAAAAGTTGTTCGGTATTTCAAGCCATGCATGGATTGCGATTGGGAAGAAGATCAAAATGGACTTCTTTCACCGAGGTGGTATGCTTCTAATCAAGTTTTACCCGATGGAAAGATCATTGTGGTGGGTGGACGATATCAGTTCACGTATGAATTTATTCCAAAACTCTCCGGTTCCGATCGAATACTTTACAAACTTCCTTTCCTAAAGGAAACAAGATATTCAGCGTTGGTCCCCAACAATCTCTACCCTTTTCTACATCTATCCACCGACGGAAATCTTTTCGTTTTCGCTAATGATCGAGGGATTCTACTCgattatattaacaataaggTGATTAGAAGCTATCCTGTAATGCCTGGTGGGATTTCCCGCAATTATCCCAGCACCGGATCCTCTGTTCTTCTTCCTTTGAAACTCTTTAGTACCACCGATAGCGACAATAACACTAGTACCCCAGATGCTGAGGTCTTAATCTGCGGTGGGACAGCCCCGGATTCGAATGAGAAGGCTAATGTTGGAGTCTTTGTTCCGGCATCAAAATCTTGTGGTCGCTTGATAATTACAGCGGCATCTCCGGAATGGGAAATGGAGGAAATGCCAATCAACAGAGTGATGGGCGACATGATCATGTTACCGACCGGCGACGTTCTCATCATAAATGGTGCGGCCAAAGGCGCTGCTGGTTGGGGTGTTGCACGAGATCCTGTTCTGAACCCAGTTTTATACCGCCCCGACGCTCGAAACAGTGACGGAAGCACCAGGTTCGAGGTTTTAGCCCCATCTTTGATTCCTAGACTTTACCATTCAACTGCTCATTTGCTGTCCGACGGTCGAGTCTTAGTCGGCGGCAGCAATCCTAACATTAATTACAACTTCTCTGCACTTTATCCAACTGAACTCAGCCTTGAAGCATTTTATCCCCcatatttcaccaaaaaaaagcCTCGGCCATCGATCGTTGCGGTAAACCCAGGGTTAAAAATTGGTTATAAGCAGAAAATCTCTCTAGAATTCACATTAGAAGGGAGTGTTATTCTATCAGATTTGTTCGTAACAATGGTGGCTCCATCTTTTACCACACATTCAATTGCAATGAACCAAAGGTTGCTAGTTTTGGCATTCAATAATGAAGTGAAGAAGACTTCTTCGGGGAACTATTTGGTGGAAGGGTATGCCCCAGAAACGGCGGCATTGGCACCGCCTGGATATTACCAGTTGTTCTTGGTACACGAAGCTATTCCAAGCAAAGGGAAATGGATCCAAATCAAGCAGTTTTAA